The genomic DNA CGGCAGCGTGACTGATCCGGTCATCGCCAGGGCCGCCGAACTCCTGGCCGCCGATGCGTCGCTGCGCAGCGTTCCGGTCTCCATGCGGGTGGCGGGCGAAACGTGGTGGGTCTACCTCATGCCCCTGTCCGTGTTCGAAGACAGCATGTCCCTTGGCGTGGCCGTGCCCATGAAGAGTGTGGTTCCGGCCATGGGCAGCGACACCTTTTTACAATTTTTTGGAGGCGGGCTTGTGCTTCTGGCCGCATGCGCGCTGTTTCTGCTGCGCAGGTACCGGGCCAGGATCGAGACCCTGGGCATGCGTCACGGCGCGGCCCGGACCGCTCAGGACGTGCTGAGTCTCATTGCCGAGGGCGAATGCAGCGTGCTTGAATTCAAGCAGACCATGCGGTTCAACCTCAAGGCGGGCAAGAACGGCAAGGAGATCGAACACGCCATTGTCAAGACCGTGGCCGCCTTCATGAATTCTGAGGGCGGCATGCTCCTGATCGGTGTTGCCGACGATGGCATGGTCACCGGCTTTGGCGAGGACAATTTCGCCAGCGACGACAAGGCGCTGCTGCACCTCAACAACCTTGTGAACCAGTATGTCGGGGCTGAATTCTCGCGCTATGTCGATACCATGGTCATTGAAGTCAATGGCAGGCCGGTCATCCGCGTCCTGTGCACGCCCGCTTCGGCCCCGGCCATCCTCAAGACGGGCCAGAGCGAGGAGTTCTATGTGCGCAGCGGCCCGGCCAGCCGCCAGCTCACCCTGAGCCAGTTTTACGAATGGCTCCAGAACCATTGATGGTGCTGGCAACGGGCATGGAGAGGCGGACCAAAAGCCTTTACATCCATGTGAATATCGGCCACACTTCTTCCCTTTCATAAAGACCGGCAATCGATGATGGAGTACACGTACGATGCCCAAGAATTTCCTGACTATTTTGGATATGCCCAGGGACGAGGCCCGGCAGGTGCTGCTGCGCGCCAAGGAGATGAAGGACGGAAAAGTCCGCACCGACCTCCTGGCAGGCAAGACCCTGCTCCTGATTTTCGAGAAGGCCTCCACCCGCACGCGGGTCTCTTTTGAAGTGGGCGTGCGCCAGCTTGGCGGCGACCCGGTCTTCATCACCTCGCGTGACTCGCAGTTGGGCCGCAGCGAGCCCCTCAAGGACACCGCGCGGGTGCTCTCGCGCTACGCGGACGGACTCATCGTGCGCACCTTTGGCCAGGAAAAGCTCGAAACCCTGGTCAAATACGGGACCATTCCGGTCATCAACGCCCTGACCGACGAGTACCATCCCTGCCAGATCATGTCCGACGTGCTGACCATGTACGAGCGCACGCCCAGCCTCGACGAGATCAAGGTGGCCTGGATCGGCGACGGCAACAACATGGCCCACTCGTTCATCAATGCGGCGGCCACCTTTGGCTTTGCCCTCTCCCTGGCCTGCCCGGCGGGATACCTGCCCGACCAGGGTATCCTGGACAAGGCCCGCAGCCTGGGCGCGGACATCACCCTGACCGACGATCCGGCCAGGGCCGTGGCCGGGGCGCACTATGTCAACACCGATGTCTGGGCATCCATGGGACAGGAAGAGGAGCAGAAGAAGCGCGAGGCCGCCTTTGCCGGGTATGCCGTGGACGATGTGCTCATGGCCAAGGCCGCGCCGGGCGCCTGCTTCATGCACTGCCTGCCCGCCCACCGGGGCGAGGAGGTCAGCGAGGCCGTGTTCGAGGGGCCTGCCTCCATCGTCTGGGACCAGGCCGAGAACCGGCTGCACATGCAAAAGGCCATCATCGAATGGATTTACAGCAATTAAAGCTAGATGGAATAGCGAGGAAATAATCAGATGAGCAAGCTGGAAAAAGTCGTTCTCGCCTACTCGGGCGGACTTGACACATCGATCATTCTCAAGTGGATCAAGAACAACTACGACTGCGACGTGGTCTGCATGACCGCAGACCTCGGCCAGGGCGAGGAGATGGACGGCATCGAGCAGAAGGCGCTGACCACCGGAGCGGTCAAGGCGTATGTCGAGGATCTGCGCGAGGAGTTTGTGCGCGATTACGTCTTCCCCATGTTCCGCGCCAGCGCCCTGTACGAGGGCCGCTATCTGCTCGGCACGGCCATTGCCCGGCCCCTGATCGCCAAGCGCATGGTCGAGATTGCCGAGGTCGAGGGCGCCCAGGCCGTGGCCCACGGCGCCACGGGCAAGGGCAACGATCAGGTCCGGTTCGAGCTGGCCACCATGGCCCTCAACCCGCGCCTGAAGACCATCGCCCCCTGGCGCGAATGGGACATGAAGTCGCGCACCGATCTCATCAACTACGCCAAGGAGAACTCCATCCCGGTGCCGGTGAGCCGCGCCAAGCCGTGGTCCATCGACGCCAACCTGCTGCACACCTCCTTTGAGGGCGGCGAGCTGGAAGATCCGTGGAACTCTCCGGGCCAGGATTGCCACCGCACCGTCACCCCCTTGGAGAAATGTCCGGATCAGGCCGAAGAGATCACCATCGATTTCGAGCGGGGCAACCCCGTGGCCGTCAACGACATCCGGTATTCTCCGGCAGCCCTGCTGGCCAAGCTCAACGAGCTGGGCGGCAGGCACGGCATCGGACGAGTTGACATGGTCGAGAACCGCTTTGTGGGCATGAAGTCCCGCGGCGTGTACGAGACGCCCGGCGGCACCATTCTGGCCGCCGCCCACCGCGACCTCGAAGGGCTGACCATGGACCGCGAAATGATGCATTTGCGCGACGGCCTCATTCCCCGCTACGCCGAGATGGTCTATTACGGCTACTGGTTCTCGCCGGAGCGCGAGGCGTTGCAGGCCATGGTGGACAAGTCGCAGGAGAAGGTCACCGGCACCGTGCGCGTCAAGCTCTACAAGGGCAACTGCGTGCCCCTTGGCCGCAAGTCGCCGTTCTCCATGTACAATGCCGATTTGGCCACCTTTGAGGAAGATTACGTCTACGACCAGTCCGATGCTGCGGGCTTCATCAAGCTCGTGGGCCTGCGGCTCAAGGGCCGCATGCAGCAGAGCAAGTTTGGCGGCAAAGACGTGGAAGACAGCTGCGAGTAAGGTATGGCAGACAAGAAGATGTGGGGAGGGCGGTTCTCAGGCGGAACCGCCGCGTCCATGGAGGCGTATTCCGAGTCCGTGTCCTTTGACTGGCGGCTCTATGCCGAGGACATCCTCGGCTCACAGGCCCATGCCCGCATGCTGGCGCGCCAGGGATTCCTGACCGACGACGAAGCCGTGCGCATCTGCGACGGGCTGGACGCGGTCCGGGCCGAGATCGAGGCCGGGGAGTTTGTCTGGAAGACCGGGCACGAGGACGTGCACATGAACATCGAGTCGCGTCTGACCGAGCTCATCGGCCCCCTGGGCGGCAAGCTGCATACGGCGCGCAGCCGCAACGACCAGGTGGCCCTGGATTTCCGGCTCCATGTGGCGGCTCGGCTGGCGGCCTGGCAGGAGCGTCTGGCCGCGCTGATCAAGGTCTATGCGGACCGGGCCGACGAGCACCGGGACACCCTGCTGCCCGGATGCACCCACTTCCAGCCCGCCCAGCCCGTGAGCCTCGCCCACCATCTGCTGGCCTACTGCCAGATGTTCAGGCGCGACCACGAGCGGCTGGCCGACTGCCTGAAGCGCGTCCGGGTCATGCCCCTGGGCGCGGCGGCCCTGGCCGGGACCACCCATCCGGTCGATCCCGCCTTTGTGGCCCAACAGCTCGGCATGGAAGCGGTCTTCGCCAACTCCATGGATGCCGTGGCGGACCGCGATTTTGTGCTTGAGGCCGTGTTCGCGGGCAGCGTGGTCATGACGCATCTGTCGCGGATGTGCGAGGAGATCATCATCTGGGCCAATCCCAACTTCGGCTATGTCAGGCTGCCGGACGGCTATTCCACCGGCTCGTCCATCATGCCGCAGAAGAAGAACCCGGACTCCTGCGAGATCATGCGCGGCAAGACGGGCCGGGTGGTCGGCTCCCTGATGGGGCTTCTGGTGCTGGTCAAGGGGCTGCCCATGACTTACAACCGGGACATGCAGGAGGACAAGGAGCCATTTTTTGACGCGGACAGGACTGTGACCGCGTCCCTTGAGATCATGGCCGGGCTGCTTCGCGAGCTGGAATTCGTGCCGGAGAGGATGCTGGCCGCGGTGGAGCGGGGCTTTCTCAACGCCACCGAGCTGGCCGACTATCTGGCGGCCAGGGGATTGCCCTTCCGCGAGGCGCACCACATCACTGGCGCGGCAGTGGGCTATGCCGAGTCCAAGGGTGTGCGGCTTGAGGATTTGAGCCTGGACGAGATGCGCCGGTTTTCCGCCCTGATAGACGAGGATGTCTACGGGGTGCTGGATTACCGGGCCGCAGTCAGGCGGCGGAACATGCCGGGCGGCACCGGGCCGCAGTCCGTGGCCGGGCAGATCACAGCGCTCAGGACGTGGCTCGGTTCTGCCGGATGATCTCCGGATCCATTTTTTTTGCGTCGTTTCCCTTGATTTTTCACGCAAGGCCATTACTTTAGAAAACTGACAGGCTGTCAACAATCGACCGCGTCCACCTGTCGCGGTCCGCTCAAGAGGGCGCACGTGGCCTGAGGCCGCAACGCCCGGAGGAACAGTATTTGAACAATCATATGAAAAATCTCGTTGTCTGGGCGATCATCTTCGTTTTGATGGTCGTTCTCTTCAACCTGTTCAACCAGCCCCCCCTGCCGCAGGATCAGCCCTCGTACAGCGAGTTTCTGTCCATGGTGGACAGCGGCGGTGTGGCAGAGGTGAAGATTCAGGGACAGCGGGTCTCCGGTCTCAAGACCTCTGGCGAACGGTTCCAGGTCTACACCCCTGACGATCCCAATCTCATCGAGACGCTGATCAAGAAGGGCGTGCAGGTCAAGGCCGAGCCGCCGGACGAATCCCCCTGGTACATGACAGTGCTGCTGTCCTGGTTCCCCATGCTGCTGCTCATCGGCGTCTGGATATTCTTCATGCGCCAGATGCAGGGCGGCGGCAGCGGCGGACGCGGGGCCATGAGCTTTGGCCGCTCCAAGGCGCGTCTCATCACCGGGGAGACCGCCAAGGTCACCTTCGACGATGTGGCGGGCGTGGACGAGGCCAAGGAGGAGCTCTCCGAGATCGTCGATTTCCTGCGTGAGCCGCGCAAGTTCACCCGTCTTGGCGGACGCATCCCCAAGGGCGTGCTCCTGGTGGGCGGACCCGGCACGGGCAAGACCCTGCTGGCGCGCGCCGTGGCGGGCGAGGCCGGGGTTCCCTTTTATTCCATTTCCGGTTCCGATTTCGTGGAGATGTTCGTGGGTGTGGGCGCATCGCGTGTTCGCGACCTCTTTGCCCAGGGCAAGAAGAACGCCCCCTGCCTCATCTTCATCGACGAGATTGACGCCGTGGGCCGTCAGCGCGGCGCGGGACTGGGCGGCGGGCATGACGAGCGCGAGCAGACCCTCAACCAGTTGCTCGTCGAGATGGACGGTTTCGAATCCAACGAGGGCGTCATCCTGGTGGCGGCCACCAACCGGCCCGACGTGCTCGACCCGGCCCTGCTCAGGCCGGGCCGCTTCGACCGGCAGGTGGTCGTGCCCAGTCCGGACCTGCGTGGCCGCGAGCACATCCTCAAGGTCCACAGCCGCAAGACTCCCCTCGCGCCCGAAGTGAATCTGCACATCATCGCCAAGGGTACGCCCGGCTTCTCCGGTGCGGACCTTGAGAATCTGGTCAACGAGGCCGCGCTCTATGCCGCCAAGCTCGGCAAGGATCATGTCAACATGAGCGACTTCGAGGAGGCCAAGGACAAGGTCATGATGGGCAAGGAGCGGCGCAGCCTCATCCTCTCCGAGGAGGAGAAGCGGACCACGGCCTACCACGAGGCGGGCCATGCCCTGCTGGCCAAGATACTGCCCGGCACCGATCCGGTCCACAAGGTCTCCATCATCCCGCGCGGTCGTGCCCTGGGCGTGACCATGCAGTTGCCGGGCGAGGACAGGTATAATTATTCCAAGGAGTTCCTCAAGAACACCATGGTCGTCCTCATGGGAGGCCGGGTGGCCGAGGAGGTGGTCCTCAACCAGCTCACCACCGGGGCCAGCAACGACATCGAGCGCGCCACCAAGACCGCGCGCAACATGGTCTGCATGTGGGGCATGAGCGAGAAGCTCGGCCCTTTGAGCTTCGGTGACAGCCAGGAGCAGGTCTTCTTGGGCAAGGAATTGATCCACAACAAGGACTATGGAGAAGAGACGGCCAAGACCATCGACGCCGAGGTCAGTCATTTCGTGGCCCAGGCCCACGAGCGGGCCACCAAGCTGATCAGGGAGAACCTGATGCATGTGGAAGCCATCGCCTTGGCCCTGCTCGACCGCGAGACCATCACTGGCGCGGACATTGATCTGTTGATGAAGGGCGAGTCCCTGCCGCCCATGAACAACGGCGGCTCCACGGGCGCTCCCGGATCGTCCGGCACGTCCGCTTCTGGCGACGCGCCGGTCTACACCGCCGAGGGCAAGGTGGTCGCCGGGCCGGGCTACACCCCGGTCAGCGAAAAACAGCCCGAGGGCGATGACTTCCTCCTAGAGGAGGACGACGGCAAGACCGGTCAGGCCGAGAAGGCCGACGGGGACTCCGGCGAGAAGTCGGGCGACGGCAACCCGAAGATTCAGTAACCGCACCTGAAGGTCGGCCATTGATGATCGACACGACATGGACAGTGAAGGGGGGCAGGGTCTTGGGCCCCGCCCCCTTTTTCATTGCCGGGATCGTCAACGTGACCCCGGATTCCTTCTATGACGGGGGGGCGCATGGTGTGGTCGGGAAGGCCGTGGCCCACGGGCTGACCCTGGCCCGCCAGGGCGCGCACATCCTCGACGTGGGCGGCGAGTCCACCCGGCCCTATGCCGAGACTGTTCCGGCAGAGGCCGAGATTGCGCGGGTGCTGCCGGTCATCGAGGGGCTGCTGGCGTCGGACGAGCTGTCAGGCGGGTCGGCCCCGGCCATTTCGGTGGACACCACCAAGGCCGTGGTTGCCGCCAGGGCGCTCGATGCCGGGGCGGTCATCCTCAACGACGTGTCCGCCTTTTCCTATGACCCGGCCCTGGCCGATGTCATTGCCCAGTACAGGCCCGGCTACGTGCTCATGCACAGTCTGGGCAGGCCAGGGACCATGCAGGATTCCCCGCGGTATGCGGATGTGGTGGACGAGGTCATGGCCTTTTTCGGGGAGAAGCTTGAGCGGCTCGACGCGCTGGGGCTGCCAGGGGACCGGATCGTGCTCGATCCGGGTATCGGGTTCGGCAAGACCCTTGAACACAACCTGACCATCCTGCGGGGCATTGAGCGGTTCAAAGCCTTTGGGCTGCCTGTGTTCATGGGGCTTTCCAACAAATCCCTGTGGCAGGGACTGCTCGGCCTGCCTGTTGACAGGCGGCAGAACGCCACCCAGGCGGCCACGGCGATCATGGCGGCGAAGGGCGTGCCCATCCACCGTGTTCATGAGGTGGAATCGACACGACAAACATTGACCATCGTTCATCAAATAGCGTAGTTAAAAATATGTTTGAACTTTTCGGGATGGAAATAACCTGGCGCGTCGTGCTCGATATCGGGCTCGTGGGCGTCATCTATTACAACATCATCCTGCTCGTGCGGGGAACCCGCGCCGCCGCCGTGCTCTACGGCATGGTGGTGGTGCTGATCATCTATTACTTCTCCGATCAGTTCAATCTGTACACCCTGAGCACCCTGCTGGGCGAGTTCCTCAGTTCCATCTTCCTCGTGGTGGTCATTCTTTTCAGGACAGACATCCGCAAGGCTCTGGCCAGCGTCGGCACCAAGCGTTTCTGGACCAAGTCCCAGGTTCGCGACGACACGCTGGAGCACCTGATCAACGCGGCCATGGATATGGCGCGCACTCATACCGGCGCCATCATTGTCATCGAGAAGAACATGCCCCTGGGCGATATCGTGGAGCGTGGCATCGAGATCGACGCCAAGGTCAACAAGGAACTGCTGTTGACGATTTTCTTTGCCGACACCCCCCTGCACGACGGTGCGGTCATCATCCGGCGCGACCGGCTCGTGGCCGCGGCCTGCATCCTGCCCCTGTCGTCCAAGCTGCGCGGCCAGCCCATGTACGGGACGAGGCATCGTGCGGCCCTGGGCATCAGCGAGGAATCGGACGCGGTCACCGTGGTCGTGTCCGAGGAACGGGGCGAGGTGTCCGTGGCCATGAACGGGCGTCTGACCACCAGCCTGGACGATGTCCGCCTCAGGCGCGTCCTGCGCAACGCTTTGGGACGGTAGGCATATGAAGAATTGGCAGACCATGCTGCTGGCCCTGGCGCTGGCGATATTCACCTGGTTCCTGGTCACCGGGCGCGAGGTCATCGAGACATGGGTCGAGATGCCTGTCATCATGACCAACCCGCCCGAAGGCATGATCATCGAAGAGGGCATGATCGAGAAGATTCAGGTCCGTCTGCGCGGCCCCAAGGGGCTTGTGGGCAGCCTGGCTTCGCAGACCCTGACCTATCCGCTTGACGTGAGCAAACTCTCCATAGGCCAGCAGGTGGTGGAGATCGACGCATCCAAGCTGCCTTTTTCGTCCACCTACGAGATCATCGAGGTCAGGCCGAACCGGCTCAAGCTGGTGGTGGACCGGCGCACGACCAAGACCATCCCCCTCGAGGCCGCCTGGTCCGGCCAGCTGAATCCGGATTACGTGCTGCGGGAGGTCCGTGCCACGCCGTCCGAGGTCGAGATCCGGGGGCCTGAGACCAAGCTGGGCAAGATCACGGCCACCAAGGTGGTGCTGCACGAGGACTTTCTCGAAAACGTCCCGGAGCAATGGGCCGAGGACGTGGGGGTCGAACTGCCCGACGAGATCAGGGCATCGCCCGGCAAGGTCCGGGTGGAGGCGTTCTTCAGCGCCAAGACGCGTGAGATATGGGTCAAGCTCCCTCTCTCTTACGATGAACCGCGCGGCTACGGGGTTGCCGTGGCGCAGGACTTCGTACGTCTGCTCATCGACGGCCCCATTGCCCTTTTTCGCAACAACGACTACCGGACCGGCATGGTTGCAACCCTCGTCTTCCCGGAGGACATGGCCGCAGGCCGGCATGAACTCGACTATCAGGTGGCACTGCCCGAGGGGTGTCAGTTGATGAGAAAGAATCCCGAGACCATCTCGATCACACTGACCAGGAAATAATCGCCGCTTTCGCGGCACGCTGGAGCATTCCATGAAGCAGAGGCTTTTCGGAACCGATGGCCTGCGCGGCCAGGGCAACATATTCCCCATGACCCCGGAGATCGCGCTCAAGCTCGGTCTGGCCGCCGGGCAGTACTTTCGCAACGGATCGGGCCGCAACCGGGTGGTCATCGGCAAGGACACGCGGCTTTCGGGCTATGTCTTCGAGACCGCGCTGACCTCCGGGCTGTGCGCCAACGGCATGGATGTCTTTCTGGTGGGCCCGCTGCCCACCCCGGCCATCTCGTTTCTGACGCGCAACATGCGCGCCGATCTCGGCGTGGTCATCTCGGCCAGCCACAACCCGTTCATGGACAACGGCATCAAATTCTTCGACCGCGAGGGGTTCAAGCTCCCCGACGAGGTGGAGGACGAGATCAGCGAACTGGTCATGGCCGAGCATCCCCGCTGGGAGTACCCTGCGCCCGAGGATATCGGCAAGGCGCATCGCATCGTGGACGCGCAGGGACGCTACATCGTCTATCTCAAGAACAGCTTTTCGCCCAGGTTGACCCTGGACGGCCTCAAGGTGGTCCTCGACTGTGCTCACGGCGCGGCCTACGGGGTGGCTCCCATGGTTCTGGAAGAGCTCGGGGCCACGGTCATCAAGATCGGTGTGAGTCCCGACGGGTTGAACATCAACCACAAGTGCGGCTCGCTCTATCCTGAGGTCGTCTCCAACATCGTGGTGGACGAGGGGGCCGACATCGGTATCGCCCTGGACGGAGACGCCGACCGGCTCATCGTCTGCGACGAGAAGGGGCGCATTCTCGACGGCGACCAGATCATGGCCCTGAGCGCTCTTGAGATGATGGAGAAGGGCAGGCTGCCGAAAAACATGCTCGTGTCCACGGTCATGAGCAACATGGCCCTGGAGCTGTTCATGCGGCAGCACGGCGGCACGCTGCTGCGCACTGCGGTGGGCGACCGCTATGTGGTCGAGGCCATGCGCCGCGAGGGGGCCAGGCTGGGCGGCGAGCAGTCGGGCCATCTGATTTTCATGGATCATTCCACCACGGGCGACGGACTCCTTGCCGCGCTGCAATTATTGCGTATAATGGTGGAAAAGGACAAGCCGCTCTCGGAGCTGGCTGGCCTGCTCGAACCCTTCCCCCAGATGTTGCGCAACGTCCATGTGGAGCGCAAGATCCCGTTTGCGCAGGCTCCCGGCCTCCAGGCCGAGGTGGCCCGCGTTGAACAGGCCCTGCACGGCAAGGGGCGCGTCCTCTTGCGCTATTCGGGCACCGAGGCCGTCTGCCGGGTCATGGTCGAGGGGCCGGACCTGGACACGGTGCAGCGGCACGTCATGGAACTGGTCGAGGCCTGCGAAAAGCATCTGCGGTAGATTCAAAGCACTTTCACGGAGGACTCCCATGGAAATCACAAAGGCCGTTATTCCCGTCGCTGGCTGGGGCACCCGCTCCCTTCCCGCAACCAAGAACGTTCCCAAGGAGATGCTGCCCATCTTCCGCAAGCCCATCGTCCAGTACATCGTGGAGGAGGGCATTGGCGCGGGCATCACGGACGTGGTCTTTGTCACCAACCAGAACAAGACCATCATCGAGGACCATTTCGACCGCAACTTCCTGCTGGAGCAGCTCCTGGCCCGCGCGGACAAGCTGGACATGCTGGAGGAGGTCCGCCGCGTGGCCGACATGGTCAACGTCATCGCCGTGCGCCAGAAGGAGCAGCTGGGCCTTGGCCACGCCGTGCTCACGGCCCGCGAGGTGTGCAAGAACGAGCCGTTCGCGGTCATGCTGGGCGACGATCTCATGTTCGGGCGCGACACCGGCATCGGCGAGCTGATCAAGGCCGCCAAGATCGAGAACAAGGCCGTGGTCGGCGTCATCGAGGTGCCGAAAAGCAAGGTCAGCAAATACGGCGTGATCAAGGGCACCGAGTTTGCCAAGGGCATGTACACGGTCTCAAGTCTGGTGGAGAAGCCCTCGGTGGAGCAGGCCCCGTCCAACCTCGCCATCATCGGGCGCTATGTCCTGCTGCCGGAGATTTTCGACATCCTCGAAGACCAGAAGGCGGGCGTGGGCGGCGAGATCCAGTTGACCGACGCCCTTCAGGGGCTGGCAGATCGCGACAAGCTCATCGCGGTCAAGCTCCAGGGGCAGCGTTTTGATGCTGGCGACTGGGTGGAATACCTGACGGCCAATATCTACTTCGCCCTCCAGGACGAGGAACTGCGCGACGAACTCGTCAAGCGGCTCCAGGAGTTGCTCTCTTGCCCAAGCTGATTTCGCTTTTCCTCGGATTCGCTCTTCTCGGCGGTTTTGCGCTCCCGGCAGCCGCCTTCACCCCGGACAACGGGGAGATTTCGCGGCTGATGCAGAGGCACTATGGCGGACTGACCTCGTGGGAGGCGGTCATGACCTTTCCCGAACAGCCCGGCGTGTCGGCCCATGTCTGGCACTCGCGCGGCAGATGGCGGCAGGAGTGGCAGGGGGAGGGCGCAGCCAGGGCCGTGGGCGTGAACGGGCGTGTTGTTGCGGCCTGCACCCAGCAGGGTTTTCCTCTTTCACCGCTTTTCGTCTGGCTGCCGCCCAGTCCGGTGGCCACCTGGCAATCCTGGGGCGTGGGCATCGCCAGCCGCAGCTTCGGGTTCTGCGGCGATGCGCCCTGCCTCATGCTCGGTGCCGAGCCGGGCGACGAGGTGTCGCCAGCCGTGCATCTGCACAACGAGAGCGGCACGCCGCTTCTGGTCCGCTACCGCAGCGGGCCAGGGGTGATCACGGTCCGCTTCGGCGAATACCGCACCGTGGGCGGATTCCAGGTGCCGCAGCGTCTGTCCGTCGATCTCGGCGGCACGACCCTGGAGGCCAGGGTGGAGTGGATCGCCGTCAATCGGGCTGACAGCGACTCTCTCTACGCCCTGGACACCCCTGATGTCGCGCCGTGTGCCGAGCCGCCTGCCCCCTTCGGGCTTTTGCGTGATTCATTCCGTACCCCGACCCTGGAGTAGGCCGCTGTCATGGCTGATCTCTGGCAGGTCACCCTCGTCAGTCCGCCGTATCAGGCGCTGACCTACGAGCGGCCCCGGTATTTTCCCGAAATCGGACCCGGCCAGCGGGTGATCGTCCCCCTTGGGCGGTCCCATCGTGTGGGCGTGGTCATCGGTCCGGCTGCCGAAGCGCCCCAGGGCGTGGTCATCAAACCCCTCATCTGGCCCCTGGAACCTGCCCCGCTGCTCGACAAGGGGTACATCGAGCTGGTCCACAATCTGGCCACCCGGCAGATGGCCCGGCCCGGGCGCATTCTCGAAACGCTGCTGCCGCGCGGCCTGCGCACGGCGGCGGTGGTCTTTCGCGTGGATCGCCACGTGGCCGACCGCCCCCTGCCGGGCACGGTCCGGCCCGCCGATCTCGCCCGGCTGCCCCTGGCGGACCGCGAGGCGCTCATGGAGCTGTGGCTTGCCGGGCGCATGCGCGTGCGCGTCAATATCAAGCGCGAGGAAGAGGAGCGGTTTGCCTCCCTTGTCTCGGACCCGCCCTGGGCCGTGCGCCCCAATGCCAAGCGGCAGATCAGGATTCTCGAACACCTGCTCGACAACGGGCCGCAGAGCCTCTTCTCCCTGCGCCACGCCCTGGGCGAGTGGGCCGTGACCACGGTGGCAAAGATGGAAGGCGTTGGGCTGGTCGCCCTGGGCGAGCTGACCGCGGACCGGCTGGCCGAGGTGGACGCCGGGCCAGGCCGGTGCCAGGGAATTGAACCGGCTGCCTTTGCCCTGACAGACGAGCAGCGCGTGGCCCTGGACGAACTGATTGTCACCATGGACGG from Pseudodesulfovibrio aespoeensis Aspo-2 includes the following:
- the galU gene encoding UTP--glucose-1-phosphate uridylyltransferase GalU, with protein sequence MEITKAVIPVAGWGTRSLPATKNVPKEMLPIFRKPIVQYIVEEGIGAGITDVVFVTNQNKTIIEDHFDRNFLLEQLLARADKLDMLEEVRRVADMVNVIAVRQKEQLGLGHAVLTAREVCKNEPFAVMLGDDLMFGRDTGIGELIKAAKIENKAVVGVIEVPKSKVSKYGVIKGTEFAKGMYTVSSLVEKPSVEQAPSNLAIIGRYVLLPEIFDILEDQKAGVGGEIQLTDALQGLADRDKLIAVKLQGQRFDAGDWVEYLTANIYFALQDEELRDELVKRLQELLSCPS
- the glmM gene encoding phosphoglucosamine mutase — its product is MKQRLFGTDGLRGQGNIFPMTPEIALKLGLAAGQYFRNGSGRNRVVIGKDTRLSGYVFETALTSGLCANGMDVFLVGPLPTPAISFLTRNMRADLGVVISASHNPFMDNGIKFFDREGFKLPDEVEDEISELVMAEHPRWEYPAPEDIGKAHRIVDAQGRYIVYLKNSFSPRLTLDGLKVVLDCAHGAAYGVAPMVLEELGATVIKIGVSPDGLNINHKCGSLYPEVVSNIVVDEGADIGIALDGDADRLIVCDEKGRILDGDQIMALSALEMMEKGRLPKNMLVSTVMSNMALELFMRQHGGTLLRTAVGDRYVVEAMRREGARLGGEQSGHLIFMDHSTTGDGLLAALQLLRIMVEKDKPLSELAGLLEPFPQMLRNVHVERKIPFAQAPGLQAEVARVEQALHGKGRVLLRYSGTEAVCRVMVEGPDLDTVQRHVMELVEACEKHLR